A region of the Drosophila subobscura isolate 14011-0131.10 chromosome J, UCBerk_Dsub_1.0, whole genome shotgun sequence genome:
tgtacatacatatgtatgtatgcgaaAAGTGGCGTGAGACTGGACAAGACAATAATGGCTGCCCTTTACCGTTTGCATTTGATAAActcctgctctttctctccccatgaacaataacaacaacaacaacaacaaccgctACTTCAGGTCAGGCCACTAACCCGCCGCGCTGGGATGCCAACTACATTGTGAAGGGCACCCTGTACATACCATATGCCGAGATTGCGGAGCCATTTTACGCTTGGTATGATAAGAACACCAAGCGATCCCGCATCGACTACTATGGGGGAATGGTGAAGACGTACCAGCTGGCCGGGGAGGGGGATTACGGCACTCTGCTGAAACTGGCGCCCATCACCACGCATGAGGAGATGAACAAGCTGACCTGCCTGCAGGTCAACGGCACGTCCGACCAGAAGGTGGAGATACAGAGCATTCTGCCCGACGCCAAGCCCTTCCAGCTGATCGGCACTGAGACCTTCTTGGGCTTCACCTGCGACAAGTTCCGCCTGGAGGAGACCATCGGCCAAAAGAAGAACGTGTACACACTGTGGGTGCGCTACAAGAAGTCGCCCCACTACCCGGCCAGCCGCATGCCCATCCCCGTGCGCTACGAGATGCGCGGCTACAACACGCTCCTGGGCTCCCACTACGATCACTACTACCTCGACTACGACAGCTACGAGCACGACGATATCCCCAACGAGGTGTTCGAGATCGACGAGAGCCTGACGTGCGTGGGCTTCCCCGGCCCGGGCACTGGCCATTATGCCACCTTCAATCCGATGCAAGAGTTTATGTCACCCACCGACGAGCACGTGGAGAGGGCCTTCCACCACTTTAAGCACAAGCACGGCATGAGCTACCGCACTGAGAAGGAGCACGAGCACAGGAAGAACATCTTCCGCCAGAACCTGCGCTACATTCACTCGAAGAACCGCGCTAAGCTGCCCTACACGCTGGCCGTCAATCATTTGGCCGACAAgaccgaggaggagctgaaggcCAGACGCGGCTACAAATCCTCTGGCGGCTACAACACAGGCAAGCCCTTCCCCTACGATGTGTCGAAGCACCGGGATGAGATTCCCGACCAGTACGATTGGCGTCTATTCGGTGCTGTTACCCCAGTCAAAGGTAGGCCCAAATGTCTGGCGTTTTTCCTCCTTGAactaaaattgaatttggtttctgtttcagaCCAATCGGTGTGCGGATCTTGCTGGTCCTTTGGCACCATTGGCCACCTGGAAGGCGCCTTCTTCCTCAAGAACGGTGGCAATTTGGTGCGTCTCTCGCAGCAGGCATTGATCGATTGCTCCTGGCCCTTTGGCAATAATGGCTGCGATGGCGGTGAGGACTTCCGTGTATATCAGTGGATGATGCAGGTGGGCGGCGTACCCACCGAGGAGGAATACGGACCGTATCTCGGACAGGATGGCTACTGTCGCATCAACAACGTCACCCTTGTGGCACCCATCAAGGGCTTTGTGAATGTCACCTCCAACGATCCGAATGCCTTCAAGCTGGCCCTCCTGAAGCACGGACCCCTCTCCGTGGCTATTGACGCCTCACCAAAGACCTTCAGCTTCTACTCGAACGGCGTGTACTACGAGCCGGAGTGCAAGAACGATGTGGATGGCCTGGATCATGCCGTTCTGGCCGTGGGCTTCGGCACCATCAAGGGCGAGGACTACTGGCTGGTGAAGAACTCTTGGTCCACCTATTGGGGCAACGATGGATACATCCTGATGTCAGCACGCAAGAACAATTGCGGCGTAATGACCATGCCCACTTATGTGGAGATGTAGAACACTTCTCGCATCGCTcgattatattttttctttgtatCCTTatacctttttttattttctcgcCCCACGGGCTCTAAATATGCAATACATTGAAATGAGCTGATATGTGCTCTTTTTTAATCCCAGACTTTGCTTCTTATCGGTTCTCTTATGGTATGGCTCCATAGTTCTATTGGCTAAGTTCAGCCGAAGCGATAAGCGGGAAAGACCAATGACACTTGCGCCCTGCCTTGCTATTGCTcgatttgcagcagcaaatttcCTTTTTAAAAGCTATTTCAATGCAAGCCCGCCAATTACATTTCAAAGTATACTTGTGCATATTTGAATGGTGGGGTAAATGGGTTAAGGTGAACTTTTTCGGTTCATTCGCTGTAGTAGATCTTTTTGTTCATGAACCCGTATCGGTATATACCACCCAAGTATCAATATAACCAAGTTTATGCAGCTTCGGTATATTTCGAAGGGCTCTTATAATTATAGTATTAGTGATGAGCGTCTAagtagctagtaatattaaaaagaataaCAAAGTCGTGGAAGATGAATTAGCATTTGCGGTATTTACGGAATGTACGGGTCGGTCTATTTATATAGGGGCTGACGGTATTCTTTGGCGATAaatccacggtcacactgcagCGAGAGTGCGGTAAACTTGTAcaagcaaaatacaaaataattgttggATGTTATTATGGACGACAAACCTTTAACTCACAGTTTGTTAGTGGAAACCTCAAAGATGTGTATTGCATGCCTTGCAACTTCCGACTCAATGGTCAACATATATACGAAAATGCGCTTTAAGCTGCAcggacaggagcaggagcagcagctgtgtctGGCGTACATGATCAATAAGTGCACTGACTTCAACTTGAGGCTGGGTGATGGATTCCCCACGCACATGTGCATGGGATGCATTGAGGCGACCAAAGCTGCGTTCAGATGGAAGCGCCAGTTCGAAGAGAGTCGCCGCTACTTTGTACAGGTGATAAAAGCGGAAGAAGAACTCTGCGCGCTGGTGGAGGAAGAGTGGATTCTGACAGAAGTAAACGAAGAGTCTCAGGGACCAGGAATACCAGAAGGCAATGAACTCACTTTGGGTGAGCCTAATAATGCAATGGGAGACGACAGAATCGGCAACTGCGAATTACTCGAGCCAGTAGAAGAAGCCATGGAACCCATTGAAGAACCAAAGAGAACCAGACAAGAGAGACTTTGCAATAAAACCAACGAGGGATCCACTCCAGCGAAAAAACTAAGGCCTAGAAAGTGCAAAGGGGTCCCAGCCGACGAGAAGCACCGCCAGAATGAAGAGGAGTCCGATGAAGATGAGACAAAGTCGCTTCTGCATACAAAA
Encoded here:
- the LOC117894062 gene encoding digestive cysteine proteinase 1, coding for MQVFLVLVLLAGLALSGQATNPPRWDANYIVKGTLYIPYAEIAEPFYAWYDKNTKRSRIDYYGGMVKTYQLAGEGDYGTLLKLAPITTHEEMNKLTCLQVNGTSDQKVEIQSILPDAKPFQLIGTETFLGFTCDKFRLEETIGQKKNVYTLWVRYKKSPHYPASRMPIPVRYEMRGYNTLLGSHYDHYYLDYDSYEHDDIPNEVFEIDESLTCVGFPGPGTGHYATFNPMQEFMSPTDEHVERAFHHFKHKHGMSYRTEKEHEHRKNIFRQNLRYIHSKNRAKLPYTLAVNHLADKTEEELKARRGYKSSGGYNTGKPFPYDVSKHRDEIPDQYDWRLFGAVTPVKDQSVCGSCWSFGTIGHLEGAFFLKNGGNLVRLSQQALIDCSWPFGNNGCDGGEDFRVYQWMMQVGGVPTEEEYGPYLGQDGYCRINNVTLVAPIKGFVNVTSNDPNAFKLALLKHGPLSVAIDASPKTFSFYSNGVYYEPECKNDVDGLDHAVLAVGFGTIKGEDYWLVKNSWSTYWGNDGYILMSARKNNCGVMTMPTYVEM